A single Streptomyces sp. 2114.4 DNA region contains:
- a CDS encoding carbohydrate ABC transporter permease codes for MSAHTDPADLPGVTKEQAPAAASPGVPGPRRGQGSEDGTRADGTSSEGTVLNVFSHGVLVIWGLLVTMPLLWAVVSSFKDDSEIFGSPWGLPSVLHFDNWSRAWDKANMGQYFLNSLIIVGGSLIGTMLLGAMAAYVLARFDFPGNRFLYFLFVGGMGFPVILALVPLFFVMKNMALLDTYYGLILVYIAYSLPFTVFFLSGFFKTLPTSVAEAALIDGASHTRTFFQVMLPMAKPGLISVGIFNFLGQWNQYLLPTVLNVGDPDKKMLTQGLVALAVSQGYKGDWSGLFAGLTIAMLPVLAAYIIFQRQVVAGLTAGALK; via the coding sequence ATGAGTGCGCACACGGATCCCGCGGACCTCCCGGGTGTGACGAAGGAGCAGGCGCCCGCCGCGGCGTCCCCGGGAGTGCCCGGACCGCGCCGCGGACAGGGCAGTGAGGACGGCACCCGCGCCGACGGCACAAGCAGCGAGGGCACGGTCCTCAACGTCTTCTCGCACGGAGTCCTGGTCATCTGGGGCCTCTTGGTCACCATGCCGCTGCTGTGGGCGGTGGTGAGCTCCTTCAAGGACGACTCCGAGATCTTCGGCTCGCCCTGGGGACTGCCCTCGGTCCTGCACTTCGACAACTGGTCACGCGCCTGGGACAAGGCGAACATGGGCCAGTACTTCCTCAACTCGCTGATCATCGTGGGCGGTTCACTGATCGGCACGATGCTGCTGGGCGCGATGGCGGCGTATGTGCTGGCCCGCTTCGACTTCCCGGGCAACCGCTTCCTGTACTTCCTGTTCGTGGGCGGGATGGGCTTCCCCGTCATCCTGGCGCTGGTCCCGCTGTTCTTCGTCATGAAGAACATGGCGCTGCTGGACACCTACTACGGTCTGATCCTGGTCTACATCGCCTACTCGCTGCCGTTCACGGTCTTCTTCCTCAGCGGGTTCTTCAAAACGCTGCCCACCTCGGTGGCCGAGGCGGCGCTCATCGACGGTGCCTCGCACACCCGCACCTTCTTCCAGGTGATGCTGCCGATGGCCAAGCCCGGCCTGATCAGCGTCGGGATCTTCAACTTCCTCGGGCAGTGGAACCAGTACCTGCTGCCGACGGTGCTCAACGTCGGGGATCCGGACAAGAAGATGCTGACCCAGGGGCTGGTGGCGCTGGCGGTGAGTCAGGGCTACAAGGGGGACTGGTCCGGCCTGTTCGCGGGGCTGACGATCGCGATGCTGCCAGTGCTCGCCGCATACATCATCTTCCAGCGGCAGGTGGTGGCCGGGCTGACCGCCGGCGCCCTCAAATAG
- a CDS encoding GH92 family glycosyl hydrolase, which produces MRIGYQHRPLRGITRLAALAAAALLVITVPGPAQAAPQRKPQEATEFRSSFESGDPQPDWTDSVDTGPDGTPRASGVSPQTAPAAPGMNTRRDTGPDASPTAKAHAGFSGVHALRYSGTHTADGRGYSYNKIFDVNLPVTAATSLSYKIFPEMAKSDPDYPATHAAVELAFTDGTYLSELSAVDQHGAPLTPQGQAASKTLYANQWNNREARIGAVAAGKTVDRILVAYDAPRAPRTAPAFRGWVDDIVLEAKPPRKPLAHLSDYAVTTRGTLSSGSFSRGNTFPATAVPNGFNFWTPVTNAGSADWLYEYARKNNADNLPTLQAFSASHEPSPWMGDRQTFQVMPSVAAGPPDASRTGRALPFHHANETAKPHYYGVTFDNGLKTEITPTDHAALMRFTFPGDQASLIFDNVNNKGGLSLDTEHGVVTGFSDVRSGLSVGATRLFVYGVFDAPVTGGGRLDSGGGRDVTGYLRFKPGADRTVTMRIATSLIGVDQARANLTREIPADATFAGVRNRAQAQWDDLLGRIEVQGASHDQLTTLYSNLYRLYLYPNSGFEKVASRSRYASPFSPQTGQDTPTHTGSKIIDGEVYVNNGFWDTYRTTWPAYCLLTPKRAGKMVDGFVQQFKDGGWISRWSSPGYADLMTGTSSDVAFADAYAKGVTFDAEAAYAAAVKNATVAPPNSGVGRKGMNTAPFLGYTSTDTREGMSWALEGYLNDFGIARMGKALYEKTKKPRYKEESAYFLGRAQNYVKLFDDKVGFFQGKDAQGHWRLPPGTFDPRVWGNDYTETNAWTFAFTAPQDTRGLANLYGGRAGLAKKLDAYFSTPETASKEFAGSYGEVIHEMTEARDTRMGMYGHSNQPSHHIGYLYDAAGQPWKTQEKIREAMSRLYLGSEIGQGYPGDEDNGEMSAWYVFSSLGFYPLVMGQGEYAVGSPLFTQATVHLENGRDLTIRAPRNNARNVYVQSLRVNGKPWNSTALPHRLLARGGTLDFTMGEAPSAWGTAANAAPTSITRDDKVPSPPADRSDPAAGPLFDNTSGTSATFSTAPATLTTPARITSYTLTSAERAAAPSGWQLEGSADGRHWQVVDHRAGEHFTWDRQTRVFAVERPGDFRHYRLRTGAEATLAEVELLG; this is translated from the coding sequence GTGCGGATCGGATACCAGCACCGTCCACTGCGGGGGATCACCCGCCTCGCTGCCCTCGCGGCGGCCGCGTTACTCGTCATCACCGTGCCCGGCCCGGCACAGGCCGCGCCGCAACGGAAGCCCCAGGAGGCCACGGAATTCCGTTCCTCCTTCGAATCCGGCGATCCGCAGCCGGACTGGACCGACAGCGTCGACACCGGCCCCGACGGCACACCCCGGGCCTCGGGTGTCAGCCCGCAGACCGCCCCCGCCGCGCCCGGCATGAACACCCGGCGCGACACCGGCCCCGACGCCTCCCCCACCGCCAAGGCGCACGCCGGCTTCAGCGGCGTCCATGCGCTGCGCTACTCCGGCACCCACACCGCCGACGGCCGCGGCTACTCGTACAACAAGATCTTCGACGTCAATCTCCCCGTCACCGCGGCCACTTCGCTCTCGTACAAGATCTTCCCCGAGATGGCGAAGAGCGATCCGGACTACCCGGCGACCCACGCCGCCGTGGAGCTGGCCTTCACCGACGGCACCTACCTCAGCGAGCTGTCCGCCGTCGACCAGCACGGCGCGCCGCTGACGCCGCAGGGCCAGGCCGCCTCCAAGACGCTCTACGCCAACCAGTGGAACAACCGGGAGGCGCGGATCGGCGCGGTCGCCGCCGGCAAGACCGTCGACCGGATCCTGGTCGCCTACGACGCGCCCCGGGCGCCGCGAACCGCACCGGCTTTCCGCGGCTGGGTCGACGACATCGTCCTCGAAGCCAAGCCGCCTCGGAAGCCGCTCGCCCACCTCTCCGACTACGCCGTCACCACCCGCGGCACGCTCTCCAGCGGCAGCTTCTCGCGCGGCAACACCTTCCCCGCCACCGCCGTCCCCAACGGGTTCAACTTCTGGACCCCGGTCACCAACGCGGGCTCCGCCGACTGGCTCTACGAGTACGCGCGCAAGAACAACGCCGACAACCTCCCCACCCTCCAGGCCTTCAGCGCCAGCCACGAACCGAGCCCGTGGATGGGAGACCGGCAGACCTTCCAGGTCATGCCGTCCGTCGCGGCCGGCCCGCCGGATGCCTCCCGCACCGGCCGTGCGCTGCCCTTCCACCACGCCAACGAGACCGCGAAGCCGCACTACTACGGCGTGACCTTCGACAACGGCCTCAAGACGGAGATCACCCCGACCGACCACGCCGCGCTGATGCGCTTCACCTTCCCCGGCGACCAGGCGAGCCTGATCTTCGACAACGTCAACAACAAGGGCGGGCTGAGCCTGGACACCGAGCACGGCGTCGTCACCGGCTTCTCGGACGTCCGGAGCGGCCTGTCCGTCGGCGCCACCAGGCTCTTCGTCTACGGCGTCTTCGACGCGCCGGTCACCGGCGGCGGCCGGCTCGACAGCGGGGGCGGGAGGGACGTCACCGGCTATCTCCGCTTCAAGCCCGGGGCGGACCGCACCGTGACCATGCGGATCGCCACCTCCCTGATCGGTGTGGACCAGGCCAGGGCGAATCTGACCCGGGAGATTCCGGCCGACGCGACCTTCGCCGGCGTCAGGAACCGGGCGCAGGCGCAGTGGGACGACCTCCTGGGCCGGATCGAGGTCCAGGGCGCGAGCCACGACCAGCTCACCACCCTCTACTCCAACCTCTACCGCCTCTACCTCTACCCCAACTCCGGCTTCGAGAAGGTCGCCTCGCGCAGCCGCTACGCCTCCCCCTTCTCACCGCAGACCGGCCAGGACACCCCGACCCACACCGGCTCGAAGATCATCGACGGCGAGGTGTACGTCAACAACGGCTTCTGGGACACCTACCGCACCACCTGGCCCGCCTACTGTCTGCTCACCCCGAAACGGGCCGGGAAAATGGTCGACGGCTTCGTCCAGCAGTTCAAGGACGGCGGCTGGATCTCCCGCTGGTCCTCGCCCGGCTATGCGGACCTGATGACCGGGACGAGTTCCGACGTGGCGTTCGCCGACGCCTACGCCAAGGGGGTGACGTTCGACGCCGAGGCGGCCTATGCCGCGGCCGTCAAGAACGCCACCGTCGCCCCGCCGAACTCCGGCGTCGGCCGCAAGGGCATGAACACCGCGCCCTTCCTCGGCTATACGAGCACCGATACCCGTGAGGGCATGTCCTGGGCGCTGGAGGGTTATCTCAACGACTTCGGCATCGCCCGTATGGGCAAGGCCCTGTACGAGAAGACCAAGAAGCCCCGATACAAGGAAGAGTCCGCTTATTTCCTGGGCCGCGCCCAGAATTACGTCAAGCTCTTCGACGACAAGGTCGGCTTCTTCCAGGGCAAGGACGCCCAGGGCCACTGGCGGCTGCCGCCCGGCACATTCGACCCGCGGGTCTGGGGCAACGACTACACCGAGACCAACGCCTGGACCTTCGCCTTCACCGCGCCGCAGGACACCAGAGGCCTGGCCAACCTCTACGGCGGCCGCGCCGGCCTGGCCAAGAAGCTGGACGCCTATTTCTCCACCCCGGAGACCGCGTCCAAGGAATTCGCCGGCTCCTACGGCGAGGTGATCCATGAAATGACCGAGGCCCGCGACACCCGGATGGGCATGTACGGCCACAGCAATCAGCCCTCCCACCACATCGGCTATCTGTACGACGCGGCCGGGCAGCCCTGGAAAACCCAGGAAAAGATCCGCGAGGCGATGTCCCGGCTCTATCTCGGCAGTGAGATCGGCCAGGGATACCCGGGAGACGAGGACAACGGCGAGATGTCCGCGTGGTACGTCTTCAGCTCGCTCGGCTTCTATCCGCTGGTGATGGGACAGGGCGAATACGCGGTGGGCTCCCCGCTGTTCACCCAGGCCACGGTCCACCTGGAAAACGGCCGCGACCTCACCATCAGGGCCCCGCGCAACAACGCCCGTAACGTCTATGTCCAAAGCCTCCGGGTGAACGGCAAGCCCTGGAATTCCACCGCTCTGCCGCACCGGCTCCTGGCCCGCGGCGGCACCCTGGACTTCACCATGGGCGAGGCCCCCTCCGCCTGGGGCACCGCGGCCAACGCCGCCCCCACGTCGATCACCCGGGACGACAAGGTGCCCTCCCCGCCCGCCGACCGCTCGGACCCCGCGGCCGGCCCGCTCTTCGACAACACCTCGGGAACCTCCGCCACCTTCAGCACCGCCCCGGCCACGCTGACCACGCCCGCCAGGATCACGTCGTACACCCTGACCTCAGCGGAGCGCGCAGCGGCGCCGTCGGGCTGGCAGCTGGAGGGCTCCGCCGACGGCCGGCACTGGCAGGTGGTCGACCACCGCGCCGGCGAGCACTTCACCTGGGACCGCCAGACGCGGGTGTTCGCCGTCGAACGCCCCGGCGACTTCCGTCACTACCGGCTCCGCACCGGCGCCGAGGCCACCCTGGCGGAGGTGGAACTACTGGGCTGA
- a CDS encoding carbohydrate ABC transporter permease, translating to MKHGKYRFIAGFLVLPLAIYAIFVISPFVQAIYYSFTDWTGLSPDMKMVGFDNYARLFKDEVFWSAVGNSVTLLLLLPVVTLSLGLFFAFMLNVGGRRRKKAVIGGVRGSGTYKILYFFPQVLSVPIVALLFQFAYNPESGALNAFFKAIGLGNVQPDWLGDPQIALWCVMAAMVWANVGFYVVLFSAGMSSIPKDFYEAALLDGANRLNTFFRITLPLLWDTVQTGWIYMGILALDVSAFAFVQIMSVGPGGPDYSTEVLPLYVYQKTFRDGQAGYATAIGVSLLIVTLIFSAIVMRLGRRERLEF from the coding sequence ATGAAACACGGTAAGTACCGTTTCATCGCGGGGTTCTTGGTCCTCCCGCTGGCGATTTACGCGATCTTCGTGATCTCGCCGTTCGTGCAGGCCATTTACTACTCCTTCACGGACTGGACCGGACTGAGTCCGGACATGAAGATGGTCGGCTTCGACAACTATGCGCGCCTCTTCAAGGACGAGGTCTTCTGGTCCGCCGTGGGCAACAGTGTGACGCTGTTGCTGCTCCTGCCGGTGGTGACGCTCTCGCTCGGGCTCTTCTTCGCCTTTATGCTCAACGTCGGTGGCCGCCGCCGGAAGAAGGCGGTCATCGGCGGGGTGCGTGGCTCGGGCACCTACAAAATCCTCTACTTCTTCCCGCAGGTGCTGTCGGTCCCGATCGTCGCGCTGCTGTTCCAGTTCGCCTACAACCCGGAGAGCGGTGCGCTCAACGCCTTCTTCAAGGCGATCGGGCTCGGCAATGTGCAGCCGGACTGGCTGGGTGATCCGCAGATCGCGCTGTGGTGCGTCATGGCCGCGATGGTGTGGGCCAATGTCGGCTTCTACGTCGTGCTCTTCTCCGCCGGAATGAGCTCCATTCCCAAGGACTTCTACGAAGCCGCGCTGCTGGACGGCGCGAACCGCCTCAACACGTTCTTCCGGATCACCCTCCCGCTGCTGTGGGACACCGTCCAGACCGGCTGGATCTATATGGGCATCCTCGCCCTGGACGTGTCGGCCTTCGCGTTCGTGCAGATCATGAGCGTCGGGCCGGGCGGTCCCGACTATTCGACCGAGGTCCTTCCGCTGTACGTGTACCAGAAGACCTTCCGCGACGGTCAGGCCGGATACGCGACGGCCATCGGCGTTTCCCTGCTGATCGTGACCCTCATCTTCTCGGCCATCGTGATGCGGCTGGGACGACGCGAGCGACTGGAGTTCTGA
- a CDS encoding sugar ABC transporter substrate-binding protein, with product MNVWTRRVVIGTAAVSMALSVAACGKAGDNAKGGGDNKTIGLLLPENKTTRYETFDRPLMEAKIKALCSDCTVKYNNAAQETETQKKQFDALITQGVKVIILDAVDFKATKSWVNQAAKKGVKVVAYDRLAEGKLSAYVSYDNEKIGRLQGQALVKALGDKAKDSNVVMINGSPTDPNMPFFKKGAHSVLDKQVKKVAYEQDIPDWSTDEANKKMNAALDSLGKDGIQGVYSGNDGMAGGIITALKQKGVKVPVGGQDAELAGLQRILKGDQAFTIYKQIKPQADSTAEIAVKLLKGEKIGSLTDTEVDSLSGEVKGIPAKLYDAQIVTKDNIASTIIKDKVYKASQICTGDVKKACAAAGIK from the coding sequence ATGAACGTTTGGACGCGTCGCGTCGTCATAGGCACCGCCGCCGTCTCGATGGCGCTCTCCGTGGCCGCGTGCGGCAAGGCCGGCGACAACGCCAAGGGCGGCGGCGACAACAAGACCATCGGTCTGCTCCTGCCGGAGAACAAGACCACGCGCTACGAGACCTTCGACCGCCCGCTGATGGAGGCGAAGATCAAGGCGCTGTGCAGCGACTGCACGGTCAAGTACAACAACGCGGCGCAGGAGACCGAGACCCAGAAGAAGCAGTTCGACGCGCTGATCACCCAGGGCGTGAAGGTGATCATTCTGGACGCGGTGGACTTCAAGGCGACGAAGTCCTGGGTGAACCAGGCCGCCAAGAAGGGCGTCAAGGTCGTCGCCTACGACCGGCTGGCCGAGGGCAAGCTCTCCGCCTACGTGTCCTACGACAACGAGAAGATCGGCCGCCTGCAGGGCCAGGCGCTGGTCAAGGCGCTCGGCGACAAGGCCAAGGACAGCAATGTCGTCATGATCAACGGTTCGCCGACCGACCCGAACATGCCGTTCTTCAAGAAGGGCGCCCACAGCGTCCTCGACAAGCAGGTCAAGAAGGTCGCGTATGAGCAGGACATCCCGGACTGGTCGACGGACGAGGCCAACAAGAAGATGAACGCGGCCCTCGACTCGCTCGGCAAGGACGGCATCCAGGGCGTCTACTCCGGCAACGACGGCATGGCCGGCGGCATCATCACCGCGCTCAAGCAGAAGGGCGTCAAGGTCCCGGTCGGCGGCCAGGACGCCGAGCTCGCGGGTCTGCAGCGGATCCTCAAGGGCGACCAGGCCTTCACGATCTACAAGCAGATCAAGCCGCAGGCCGACTCCACCGCCGAGATCGCCGTCAAGCTGCTCAAGGGCGAGAAGATCGGCTCCCTGACGGACACCGAGGTCGACAGCCTCAGCGGCGAGGTCAAGGGCATCCCGGCCAAGCTGTACGACGCGCAGATCGTGACCAAGGACAACATCGCCTCCACGATCATCAAGGACAAGGTCTACAAGGCGAGCCAGATCTGCACCGGCGACGTCAAGAAGGCCTGCGCGGCGGCCGGCATCAAGTAG
- the ngcE gene encoding N-acetylglucosamine/diacetylchitobiose ABC transporter substrate-binding protein, giving the protein MGSTSEFNRRDLVKRAAALGIIAVPSMGVLSACAGGGGGEDNKVEKGKKSAKNPLAVNESAGLDVVIFDGGFGDKYAKDAQGEYLKSFPKADGKVKLSSTQKIQSTLQPRFNGGNPPDLVDNSGAEQMDFGTLVAKDQLTDLTALLDAPSVDDPHKKVRDTLRPGVVEMGQFGGKETWILYYAYTVYGVWYSKSNLQKLDAEYPENWDDMLALCAKAKKKGVAGWTYPGKYPYYLPFSLYPFIAKIGGEEVLRKIDNLEPNAWKDPAVKAAFEAYYELYKKGYVLKGSPGLDHLQSQKAWAEGKALFIPNGSWVENESAKQIAKNPHFDLAVGAPSSLSPSDKMPFGTLWASGGEPYIVPRKAHNAEGGMELLRIMLGKKSSQNFIRQVSSLTSLNGGTEGLKLPPGLASAQVALQKAGQNIVNPRLQDWYVALQKERIGVGALGEMMAGRMTPDEAIKKIQKYADDTRDDSSVKKYKR; this is encoded by the coding sequence ATGGGATCCACCTCTGAATTCAACCGTCGCGATCTGGTCAAGCGAGCCGCGGCCCTGGGGATCATCGCCGTACCGTCCATGGGGGTGTTGTCGGCGTGCGCCGGCGGCGGTGGCGGTGAAGACAACAAGGTGGAGAAAGGCAAGAAATCAGCCAAGAATCCGCTTGCGGTCAATGAGTCGGCCGGCCTCGATGTGGTCATCTTCGACGGCGGATTCGGCGACAAGTACGCCAAGGACGCGCAGGGCGAGTACCTCAAGTCCTTTCCGAAGGCCGACGGCAAGGTCAAGCTCTCGTCGACCCAGAAGATCCAGTCGACGCTGCAGCCGCGTTTCAACGGCGGAAATCCGCCCGACCTCGTCGACAACTCCGGTGCGGAGCAAATGGATTTCGGCACGCTCGTGGCCAAGGACCAGCTGACCGACCTCACCGCGCTCCTCGATGCCCCCTCCGTCGACGATCCGCACAAGAAGGTGCGCGACACACTGCGCCCCGGTGTGGTCGAGATGGGCCAGTTCGGCGGCAAGGAGACCTGGATCCTCTACTACGCCTACACGGTCTACGGCGTCTGGTACTCCAAGAGCAATCTGCAGAAGCTGGATGCGGAATACCCGGAGAACTGGGACGACATGCTGGCCCTGTGCGCGAAGGCCAAGAAGAAGGGCGTGGCTGGCTGGACGTACCCGGGCAAGTACCCGTACTACCTGCCCTTCAGCCTGTACCCGTTCATTGCCAAGATCGGCGGTGAAGAGGTCCTGCGGAAGATCGACAATCTGGAGCCGAACGCCTGGAAGGACCCGGCGGTCAAGGCGGCCTTCGAGGCCTATTACGAGCTCTACAAGAAGGGCTACGTCCTCAAGGGCTCGCCCGGCCTGGACCACCTGCAGTCGCAGAAGGCGTGGGCCGAGGGCAAGGCGCTGTTCATCCCCAACGGTTCCTGGGTGGAGAACGAGTCGGCCAAGCAGATCGCGAAGAATCCGCACTTCGACCTCGCGGTCGGTGCCCCGTCCAGCCTGTCCCCCTCTGACAAAATGCCGTTCGGCACCCTCTGGGCCTCGGGCGGCGAGCCGTACATCGTGCCGAGGAAGGCCCACAACGCCGAGGGCGGTATGGAACTGCTGCGCATCATGCTCGGCAAGAAGTCCTCGCAGAACTTCATCAGGCAGGTCTCCTCGCTCACCTCCCTCAACGGCGGAACCGAGGGACTGAAGCTTCCGCCCGGTCTGGCATCGGCGCAGGTGGCGCTGCAGAAGGCCGGCCAGAACATCGTCAATCCGCGGTTGCAGGACTGGTATGTGGCGCTCCAGAAGGAGCGGATCGGTGTCGGTGCGCTGGGCGAGATGATGGCCGGCCGGATGACGCCGGACGAGGCCATCAAGAAGATCCAGAAGTACGCGGACGACACCCGCGACGACTCCAGCGTCAAGAAGTACAAGCGCTGA
- a CDS encoding ROK family transcriptional regulator, translating to METPGSQSSLHRANLERVVRAVRMAGSLTQAEIARSTGLSAATVSNIVRELKDGGTVEVTPTSAGGRRARSVSLSGDAGIVVGVDFGHSHLRVAVGNLAHQVLAEQAEPIDVDASAAEGFDRAEELVNRLITATGLDAGKVIGVGLGVPGPIDVESGTLGSTAILPGWSGTNPRQELSGRLGVPVHVDNDANLGALGELVWGGGRGAADLAYIKVASGVGAGLVISGQIYRGPGGTAGEIGHITLDESGPVCRCGNRGCLETFTAARYVLPLLQPSHGPDLTMARVVQLAREGDPGCRRVIADVGRHIGSGVANLCNLLNPSRVVLGGDLAEAGELVLAPIRESVSRYAIPSAARQLGIVPGTLGGRAEVLGALALVLSEMGDSTLLDGAQSADAPALA from the coding sequence ATGGAGACTCCGGGGTCGCAGTCCTCGCTGCACCGGGCCAATCTGGAGCGGGTCGTACGTGCGGTGCGTATGGCGGGCTCCCTCACGCAGGCGGAGATCGCCCGGAGCACGGGGCTGTCCGCTGCCACCGTCTCCAACATCGTTCGCGAGTTGAAGGACGGCGGGACCGTTGAGGTGACCCCGACCTCGGCGGGCGGACGGCGGGCGCGCAGTGTCTCCCTCTCCGGCGACGCGGGCATCGTCGTCGGGGTCGATTTCGGGCATTCCCATCTGCGGGTGGCGGTCGGCAACCTCGCCCACCAGGTGCTCGCCGAACAGGCCGAGCCGATCGATGTGGACGCCTCCGCCGCCGAAGGCTTCGACCGGGCGGAAGAGCTGGTCAACCGGCTGATCACGGCCACCGGACTCGACGCGGGCAAGGTCATCGGCGTCGGTCTGGGCGTACCGGGGCCCATCGACGTCGAGTCCGGGACGCTGGGCTCGACGGCGATCCTGCCGGGCTGGTCGGGGACGAACCCCCGCCAGGAGCTGTCCGGGCGCCTCGGCGTGCCCGTCCACGTCGACAACGACGCCAACCTCGGCGCACTGGGCGAACTGGTGTGGGGCGGGGGCCGCGGGGCCGCCGACCTGGCGTACATCAAGGTCGCCAGCGGTGTCGGGGCCGGCCTGGTGATCAGCGGGCAGATCTACCGGGGGCCGGGCGGCACCGCCGGGGAGATCGGGCACATCACGCTGGACGAGTCCGGCCCGGTGTGCCGCTGCGGCAACCGCGGCTGCCTGGAGACCTTCACCGCGGCCCGCTATGTGCTCCCGCTGTTGCAGCCGAGCCACGGGCCGGATCTGACCATGGCGCGGGTGGTGCAGCTGGCCCGTGAGGGCGACCCGGGCTGCCGGCGGGTGATTGCGGACGTGGGCCGTCATATCGGCAGCGGTGTGGCGAACCTGTGCAATCTGCTCAATCCCAGCCGGGTGGTGCTCGGCGGTGATCTCGCCGAGGCCGGTGAGCTGGTCCTGGCGCCGATCCGGGAATCGGTGTCGCGGTACGCGATCCCCAGCGCGGCACGGCAGTTGGGGATCGTCCCGGGCACGCTCGGAGGCCGGGCGGAGGTGCTGGGCGCGCTGGCGCTGGTACTGAGCGAGATGGGCGATTCGACCCTGCTCGACGGGGCGCAGTCCGCGGACGCTCCGGCCCTGGCGTGA
- a CDS encoding ATP-binding cassette domain-containing protein, whose product MIHVSATPVLALRGVSKRFGAVQALTDVTLEIHPGEVVALVGDNGAGKSTLVKTISGVHPVDDGAIEWEGAAVRITKPHDAQELGVATVYQDLALCDNLDVVANLYLGNEIRTAGVLDEIAMEKRAKELLDTLSIRIPSVRIPVAALSGGQRQVVAIARALIGDPKVVILDEPTAALGVEQTAQVLDLVERLRERELGVILISHNMADVQAVADRVAVLRLGRNNGVFDVEGTSHEEIIAAITGASDNAVTRRKARTDQVKKEAGA is encoded by the coding sequence ATGATTCACGTGTCCGCTACGCCTGTGCTGGCGTTGCGCGGAGTCTCCAAGCGGTTCGGCGCCGTCCAAGCACTCACGGACGTCACCCTGGAGATCCACCCCGGTGAGGTGGTCGCCCTCGTCGGCGACAACGGCGCCGGCAAGTCCACCCTCGTCAAGACCATCTCGGGCGTCCACCCGGTCGACGACGGCGCCATCGAATGGGAGGGCGCGGCGGTCCGCATCACCAAGCCGCACGACGCCCAGGAACTCGGCGTCGCCACCGTCTACCAAGACCTCGCGCTCTGCGACAACCTCGATGTCGTCGCCAACCTCTACCTCGGCAACGAGATCCGCACCGCGGGCGTCCTCGACGAGATTGCCATGGAGAAGCGCGCCAAGGAGCTGCTGGACACCCTGTCCATCCGCATCCCGAGCGTCCGTATCCCCGTCGCCGCGCTCTCCGGCGGCCAGCGGCAGGTCGTCGCGATCGCCCGCGCACTGATCGGCGACCCCAAGGTCGTCATCCTCGACGAGCCCACCGCCGCCCTCGGCGTCGAGCAGACCGCCCAGGTCCTCGACCTCGTCGAGCGGCTGCGTGAGCGCGAGCTCGGCGTCATCCTCATCAGCCACAACATGGCCGATGTGCAGGCCGTCGCGGACCGGGTCGCGGTGCTGCGGCTGGGCCGCAACAACGGTGTCTTCGATGTCGAGGGCACCTCTCACGAAGAGATCATCGCCGCCATCACCGGCGCCTCGGACAACGCCGTGACCCGCCGCAAGGCGCGTACGGACCAGGTGAAGAAGGAGGCCGGCGCATGA